Sequence from the Phalacrocorax carbo chromosome 8, bPhaCar2.1, whole genome shotgun sequence genome:
GCTAACTCACCCTAGCTTCACTGCATTTCCCATAACCCTGCAGCAGTCACAATTCATTCTAATCACTTTACAAAACAATCTTTagtaaaaagaggaaaaatgcagaCTTGTAAGCCAATTTAAGAAATAACTGCTGATGCATCAGTTATTGACTATTTCACTCCTGCTCATGATAGTGCTCAAGGCAAAACCGAGAACAAAATGACAACATCAACCGCACGCAATAAACTGTGGCCCAGGAGAGCACTGAAGCCCTAATTGACAGCTGTCAAGCTAATGGGAGAAATGGCAGCTGATTctagaaaattctgttttccagacAGATATTCAGGGGAATCTATCAGgcctttttatatttatgtcccttttttctttttttgtattgttCCTCACactttgctgggaaaaaaaaaaaagcagaggacagCCATAACTAATCATTTTGTCAGCTTGCTGCTAGGAAGAATCTCTGTCCAACAGAGAAATATGTGGCAGGTTTGGAGGCAAATAACATACCAAGGGCTGACACTGCAAGTACCTTTATAGGTAGTCTACTTTATTGCTACATTTACTTTTGGGGTATGTATGTAGTTGCAAGCAATTCCCATAAATTAAAGTAAGCATTCAACTTCCTGAAGTCGGAGCTGCCTGGAAATCTGGCTGCACAACCTGCATGCAGTCTtgcatctgtatttctgtggtGCACTCCCAGCCTCGCTCTGGAGGTGCTGATAACTAGCAAGAGCACTGAAGTTCCTGAAAAGTAGAAGTGTTCCGCATGCCTGAAAAATCGATTTAACGTGTTTCAGTATTCACACAGACCATGTGCACCTTTTGAATGTAAGCACTGAAGTTCTGAAGAGCCCAAAAAGTATACAGCTATCTCTGGGATTTAAACTGTACTACATACGGGGGGGCTGGATGGGGGGGCACCAAAAAACCAGAACACCATGGGCccaagtttgtttgttttgtttcctttccagaGGGTTGAAAACCCAGTTTGGTTGTCTGGTGCTAAAAAAACAATAATTGTTTTAATcaatttagaaaaagaaaaaagtaaattactTTCCAACAAATCATTAGTTCCCAATCCCTCCTCAGAAGAGCTTTATATGTATACAAAATATGTACAAAGTCATTTCTGTCCGTAGGAAGTACATTTTCTTGATCTTTTAAATAGGTTTCTAAAAAAGCTGCGAGTGAAAGCTATAATTTCAGCATAGATAATTACTGTTTGCATGAACAAGATTGGCCTCTATTAATACGGTATCTTAGCTTTCCTAGACAGTAGCCTCTAACCAGTTAAGTACCTTCCTCCTTCTGACTTAAATGACAGAAGTCATTGGAGCAGCAATTCTGACCATCTTCTTGATTTAACAGGTGAGGAATAAAACTGTAATCCCTGACTCTTCTTCCCAAATTTATCTATCATAAATTAACCTCAGTCTCAAATCAAACAAActgaatttataattttttccagaTTCTTGATTCTCAGAGACAGCTTTAGTCTTCCACAGTGTGGTTTTAACACTTGGGCTAGACATAAAGAATTTGTGCACCTGTCTGTTATGTCTgtgagctctgtgctgctgagagTTCTTTGTTGTTATTCTACTCCAGACCATTAAAAGGGCCCTAATTCCTATGACATGATTATCCAGGTACCAAAGCCCATTTGTCACCTGCAGCAGAAAATTGAGTTAATGCACAACTAAAGGCAACCAGGACTGTGTAATATCAACTTGATTACATCAAACTAGCTGCAAACCTAATTCTGCTGGATGACACTGCGTGGAGCTTGTCATCTCCAATCATTAAAGCTGTCAGGAATCCATCAGGTTTACAGCTAATTAGGTGAACACTAATGAAGCTGGCaaaacaacttttctttttttatggcTGAGCGGACCTTtcagtttggagaaaaaaaaattctcgAGTATTCTCAAGGTTGCTGGGGACTGGATTTCCTGAGTTACCAATCAGCAGACATCTTTAattctcccaccaccaccacctttttttctctctcagtaCCCAGCAATCAATTTGTCATCACTCTCAGTATGCCACAAAAGCAGTCATGAACCTTGTAACTCACAGCTCTGaagccaaaaaggaaaaaaaaaaatccaagtttcttctgtcttaaaataaaacacctcATACAGCTCACTTATTTATCTTCATGCACTTATCAACAGcaaaaatgttcttgtttttcCACTCTTCTCAAATAAGTAGTCCTTCAGTCATCCTACATCCCCCATATCCATTAGGCAGAGGCATTTTGATAAAGTAAAGCCAAAGCTAGTGTATGGGAAAGAATGAAAGCACTCACTCTGCCAACTTCTGATTGACCATTAAGCTATTGATGAATGTGCCTGTCAGGAGAGAGACAATTAAATCAAATATGAAACAAAGTCGTTTTGACGGGTCATTTTGATAGAGCAAAACCATTCTTCCATCTCCTATTAGTCCTGCAGTCAAGTTTTTGTAATGAATATTTCTTAACTaacctgttaaaaaaacccaacttctTAGCTGTTTTttaagatgttaaaaaaaagcctctgcTTTTACTGCCATTAGAAAAAGTAACATTTCCAATGTGACcaataaaacagcatttcagtggGAAGCAATTGTACACAATACTAAATGTTTAATGCGGCTATCAAAAAGCTAAAAGTTTAAAGAGATTACACTTCTGCTAAATATGAAAGATAGATCACACATCACAGATGATTCActtgagaaaggagggagagagcgacagagagagaaagatacCTCAGAATGTATGTTtagagcagaaatatttttctccagcCTACAGAGAGCACAGCTGAATGTGTCAGATACTTGAAAGAGCTAGATTTTGCAGAACTAAACTCatgttgcaaaataaaatttccaaagTATTAAGAAAAGTTCGCCTTTCTAATTTATTTGTAAGGTGTCATTTGATGGTGTAGgccagaaatgcaaaatattatgGTGAGCTATTTGGCTACGACATTGTTTGCTAGATCGTATCACTGCCGTACTGCAAGACTTTCCAAACTTTCAGGCTATTAGTATGTGGAGTAAAACTGCTGGAAAGTCTATTTCTCTATTTCTAAAGTAGTAGATGAATGCACGTATATgtcaaagaagagaagaaaggaaatgtggACATAGTTATTTACAATTTGTAATACTCCTTGAATCCCTGGCTGTTTACTAAATTCAAACCACACCACTCTGAGAAGTTGTCAGACAGCATGAAAGCACTGGCACATTTTTGAATGCCCGATTTCTGATGACACCCTCCCAAGTTACAGGACTACCTGCTTCAAGTTGTTGTAAGCACACCTACAAACACACTACCAATAATGCTGCCAGAGACTCTGAAAAACTTCTACACCCGGCCTCTTGGTACACAGCCTTCCTTTGTACAAGACAAATTACAGTCTCCCAAATCTGTCCCTAACCAAACCCGATCCTGCTCCTCCACCTAAGCCAGCCCCATGCCTCTGGAAACCCTCATCCATGTGGCTATGTGGCACATCTAGCCAGGAGCCCCTGAAGTTGCGCTGACAGAGAGTTGACAGGCCACATGTGACGTCACTGAGTCTGGCGTTACCATGGCAAGTGATTTATTGATGTTTATCGGGAATGAATAGATCAAAGGCACCCAGATGACAGGTGATCAATCAGCCATCAAATCAAGGATGGCAACAGGCCAAGGAAACCTTTTCCAGCCCACATATCCCCAACTAAGGATTACTGTAAAATTATGtggggcttttctttttttttttttactgtcttcttTTCACTTTGGCTTTTCCAATAAATACTGCTGAAGTTTAACAGGAATTGACACTTCTGgcataaggaaaacaaaacaaataaacaaaataccTCATTGAAAACATGCCTTGAAAAGtattcctaaaaagaaaaaaataaaataatggagGCAATTGTAAATGCACTATCAGAAACATTTGCCAGTCACCTGACAACACACAgacccttccccccccccccctttggtTTCCTTTGCAGCTTCTCATGTGGACTTATAAATAAGAAATCAATAGGATTAACAGAAAAGGTTGCCAAAGAAAGTGACCAACTAGGTGGGTCTGTCTGTCCAGAAGAGACGCCTTCAGTGCAGTacaaggggaagagagaaaaagataaaagttgAGCAAAGGAGCCAGTTCTGAGCTTGGATCTCCAAGTAACGCCTCGGACCCTCCAAATCACTTTGCCCCCACCACTCCAGTCACAGCGTGCCATGTATTTGTACATATCCTACCTctttttacagagaaaaagtaaaattgaGAAGAGTGTTTTCACTGGCTTTCACAAACCATTTGCACATgagggaaggggatggagaaGAACGAGGACTACAAGGGAGAGAAGCGAACTAGGTGCCAAAGTACGGGCTGGAAATGAACAAAACTcgcctccttccccacccctagAGTCACACACATCATACGTGTCCATGTAGCATGTGCCTGCACACACCCGCCCGGCTTTCACAAAGTGCTGCCCCCAGAACTGAGCCGGGTGATGGCAGAGTTAGGAATAAATCAAAGTGGGTACCAAAGTAGAGAAAGGGCTTTCATGCGCCCCCACTCGTGCACCCcaaggtaaaaaataaaataaaatacacctCCCGCCTCCAGACCAGGAGTTGCTCTGCAAAATCCACGGCATGCAGCGTGCGATCGCGGGAAACGGGGCAGGGACGGAGCCCGGTACAGACCGACGGGTTCAGCCCTGTGGGAAGCGGTTATGAAAGAGACGGAGGAAAGCGAGGCGAGAAACAAACAGCCGGGCAAGGCGGCTCTCGTACCTGCTGCGCGCCGGGGCGCTTGCTGCTTCCTCCTCGGCATGCTGAGCTCCTGCGGCCGCCGgcgccggcggggggggggctgcctggGCGCGGGGGTGGGAAGAGTTGCTTTAGCCCCAGAGATCCGGTGAGGTGCTCCAGTCTCGGCTCGAGGGCTGGGTTGGGGATatattttttgttgctgtgcaTACACGATGccgaggaggcggcggcggcggcggaggaggcgGCACACAGGAGAggacagccctgctgctgctgctgctgctggcagaagaGGGGGGAAGTTTGACAAATCGCCCcggaggaaggaggaggggaagccCCCCGAAGAGGTGTGCGGgcgggagggctggggagagcccgcagtcccccccaccccaccctgcgCCCCCGGTGCTTGCCCGGGCTGGGAGATCACGGCATAAAGACAGGGGATTTCTTGGCAGGAGTCGGCGGAGCCTCAGCCTGCGCTCTCCACTCCCCGGCTCCCGGCTCGGCGctggagcggcggcggcggcggcaacAGGCGAAGCTTGAAGGGAAACGAGATGATCGCAGTGTCACTCAAACTAGTCCGCAAAGAGGAGAGGGGCACCGTGCTCCCACCGCCTCCCGCCCCGGACGGCACCTTAACTCTTTGCGTATCGCGCCGCCGGACCCCGGGCACAGCCACGGCGGCGGCTAAAGGGTCCGCCCGGGGCGGCGGTAgggcgccccccccgccgccctcctcAGCAGCCCACAGCGGCGGAGGGGCTCTGCTTTGCCCGCCGGACGCCCCCGGGCAGGGCATGGCAGGgcagcccgctccgctccccgccggcAGCCCTTCCCTTTCCGCCCCCACGCACACCCGTTCCCCGCCGGAGTCCCCCCCTCCCAGCCATCCCCGCCACAGCGGGGTAGGGgaccctcccgccgccccccgccccggcgagGGGGGCctggccccccgcccccgccggttGAGCCCCGTCCCCACGGAGCCCGGCCGCCCCGCGAGGTGacagcggcggcggcccgggctcccgcgccgcccgcccggccccacTCACCGGCGCGCCGGGCAGCTGGCCGCCCGCCGGCACACATCCAGCCCTCCGGCTCCCACCTGGCTGGCGCCACAGCCGCCCGAGCTCCGCTTCTCGCCTGAGGCCGGGCGGGCTGTCGGCGACCGCGGGGCCGCTCCGGCCGGCGGCCGTTAACGGCGGCGCCTGGGCCGGCCGAGCCGCTGCGCCCTGCCCCGCGGAGCCGCCGGCGGACAGGCAGCGGCCGCGCCCTCCCACGCCCCGCGCGCGCCCGGCTTTTCGAGGAAGATcacttttccctctctttccctttagggtttctttttcctcctctctttttagttttttggggtttgggtttttttcttttttgtccaaGTTCACTGGCGAGCCGCCGCGCGCAGTTCAGCGAGCGCCGGCGGATCGATGTGCTGCGGGTTTGATTGCGCATCCctgggcggcggggccgcgcaccagcggggaggggagggccgggccggggcggtgcggggctgggggcgcggcgcggggcggtgcggggcggggggcgcgcgGGGGCCCGTcaccccggccgcccgcccgcctccgccGCGCGGCGCCCCCGCGGCCtcgcgcccccgccgcgcccgctgCCGGAGGCCGCCTTTGCTCGGGAGGagtgaaggggggggggggaaccacaaAAAAACtagcgatttttttttttttttaaagttcacggggaggaaaaaaaaaaaggatgatcTCACTTTTACGGTAAGATCAAAAAACTCTCCACTCGCCCCCATTCTTCGAGATTTGGGATAATTCCAAATACCTGACTAAGTGCAGATGTTGTTGCGTCTTCACATCTTATAAAGCCGCCGTGCCGCTCTTTTGCTCTTGCTTTCCATTTCAAGTTGCAGGAAATTCAAACACTTTACATGAAGGGTGGAGAAggtttgggattattttttttttgagtattatTGTTGtgagttgattttttttaagctgttctttaggatgaaaaaaaaaatcgcagTCGCCTAAAGTCCCCGGGAAATTGCTACTGTTGGGGGAAAACGAAACATTTCTTGCAAACAAGAAAATGGTGAGTTGTCAATTGCCGCTTCTGCTGCCAAATTCGCTCAGTTCCGTCTCATTGATACTCGCTGGTCGCTCCTCACAGTTACAGTATCTGCCCACAGAAGGAGCGATCAGATCTGCTTAAGAGACGACACTGAGacgttccccccctccccaaaaaagcCCCtctgtgtgcgtgcatgtgcgAGTGTGTGCGTGTGAGCGTGCGCCGGCAGCCGGAcgggcgcggggcgcggcggcggcgggcagccttgcgcgggcgggcgggctgcGCCGCTGTGGCGGTGCATGCCGCTAGATCCGCCCTAACATCTGTCCGTCTCACCATTGGCGCATCCATCAGTGTCACCCTGGCTGCACATTGCAACGACAACACATCAGACACAACACAGACCGGGACTCAGTACAAATAACCGACATACTAAACAACTTAACCAGGAAGGAGGGGACCAGCCACAGCATAAGTATTTACAAATGTTAGACAACCTTGGAAAACAGAGAGGGCTCGGCTGCGATTAATAACttgttcttcctctctcccGCCTCCCCCTTTAAACAGGAATTAGGAAATAGGAAACCTAACTAATTTACGCTCCCCCCCGAAGGatgcggccggggccggggggcggcgggtcGCTGCGCCCTCAGCCCGGCTGCGCTCTCGGCTGCGCCGGCACCTAATTAAACACGGGgcctgggggagagaggggcgAGCCTGGGGCCGAGGAGCCTGGCGGCCGAGCCGGCGGCCGCTGCGCGTCGTGCAGGGTTTCTCCGAGCTCTGGAGCGGCTGAAACAAACTTTGGGAGATTCCGCTCGGAGCGCGGGAGCCCCGGCCGGCTTTGTCCCTCCCCGGCCGCGCAGAGCACGGGGGAGGTCAGCCTGCCGCCAGGCGCTGATGAAATGCCCTGAAAACTGAACCAAGATAAAAGTAATAAGGCGCCTTTAGTCATTTCAGTCCTGTAAAAGCTATTCTTAGATGGGCGAGAGTCCTCTCCAGAGCCAGGAGATGGTCTGATCTTCCATTAGCTGGCTGCGGAGCATCCTGAGGAAAAGCTGCAGCGGCCAATCACTAatttgggggtgagggggtggtCTGCAAGTTGCAAGAAGTTTTTCCTTCTACCTCCTTCTGTCGCTAAGCCAGCTCATCCCTCCACCGGCTTCCTATGGCACGTAACCAGCACGATGCACGGTCCCCTCCGTGCCCGGTGCTGCTGGCCctgccgcggggctggggagcgcggccgccccggcggggccggggctcggcggggccggggctcggcggggccggggctcggcggggccggggctcggCGGGATGCGCGCCCTCCTGCTTTCGTCAGGCTCGGCTTAGCTTCGCGGGTGTGCAGTCCTCCTCTCGGTGGTACGCTCAGCTACGTGCATCCACCTATGAATTCAGTGGCATGCGTGTGGTAACAGCTTCCCTAACAGAGCTCTCCCTCCCGCAGAAGTACAGCCTGCGTGGAGGATGCTAGCAGGTTGCAACCTCAGCAGCTGAACGGTGTCACTAAAACCAACATTTGCGAGAAAATCACCGTCCCTGCTGCACGGCGAGGTTTGCCTGACAACGCTCACCTTGCGTTTCAAAGCGCGGGCCACGAGCGCTGGCAGCGGAGGGCAACGGGCTCATAAGGCGCACCCATTTGGGACTGGGGGCTGTGGGTGAAAAAAGTGAAACGTTCCATAAAGAGTAACCGGAGGATCTTTCCCAGTTCCATTAGAAATAATAACTCTcgtgtctgtgtgtgtgggagagggagagagggaaaggcagcagaTATACGTGCACGCAGACACACGCACTGCACTTACACATTCAAAACTCTTAGTGCCAAAAGGCTCAGGAAGTTGTGGAATAATTTGGTTGTTAACTATATGCagttttttaaggaagaaaaaaaaccaccaaaaccctaTTGAACTTTCTACCGGACGAATTACAGAGAGAAATGCAGATTCCTTCACGTGCATCAGCTTCTTTGGGGGTCACAGTCTATTTCAAAGAGCCAGAACCCGTAATTTTATTAAGTGTAACATTTACAAACACAATGCGTAAAATCGATGGCTGTACAGACGCCGTCTACAAAGACCCAGCACATGTGGCTCAGCTCTGAGCTCGCTCTTCCCGGCAGTTTTAAACCAAGGCACCAATTATCTACAAGTCCCATAATTAGATAACCATCACTCCTGAACTTTCCATCAGCTAAGGACGTTTTACATTTCAAGATTCAACACCGTTTAGCGTCCTTCTTTGCTGCGTATTTCCACTGCTCATTTCGTCCCCTTCCGTGCCAGCTCCCCCAGTTTCCCAGGAAAGCCCTCTCCCGCCGGCCGGCTCCTCGCGGAGGCAGGCGGCGGGCGAGTTGCGGTAAGGACCACGACATAACTGGTGGTTACTGGAACGGCCACAGAGGATCACTCAGGAAGTTTGTGAAACTTGGAACGGCCGCCTCTGAGACACCAGCGCCTTTCGGGCTTTAACCTTTCTCTCTCCCGAGCAGCGCGCTGAGGTTTCGCCGCTTGTTCACTGCCAACAAGGCAGGGAGAAGCGTGCGTCGAGGTCCCCGTGTGCGTGTGGAGCTGCTCTCATTTGTCAGCACCGGGTGATTGCTTCCCGGGGGTCACACCCGCTGTGCCAACTGCTCCGTCCCTGGGCACCCCCGTCCCGCCCCCAGCCGCGGCCCGCCTCCGCGGGGCCCCCACCTGTCCCCGGGGCAGAGGAGATGGCGGGGACCCGCTGGCCCTCACCAGTCGAGTGTCCCCCGCACACGCGGgaggggctgagcagcagcgGGCCGGGGCCCTTCGGGGGGCCGGCTGCCAGGCGGCGGGTGCCCCGCCGGCCGAGGAGCGAGCTGTCGAGGGagggggcggcgcggccgggccgggccccggccgCAGGAGGAGCGGGGCACGGACACGCGGGCGGGGGACACGAGCCCCTGGTGAAGGCGTGGGCAGGGGGGCCCCCCGCCAGCACTGCTGTCCCCAGGGgcggccccccgccgcgcccgggcGGAGGCGTGGGCTCAGGGAGCGCGGCGGGGGCACCGCCGGGACCGGGCGTGGGCAGCCCGGCACCCCCCGCCTCGCCGGgcaccccccgccgccgccttccGTCCCGGGGAAAAAACCTCTCCGCCTTCCTAAGGCCCCGGTGGCACCCGCCGAAACGCAGAAAGTGTGCGAGAAGTACTTCGGCTTCTCCCGGCGAAGAACAAAGGAGAAACAGTTTTCACTACAGCTGCACGACATGGATATGGGTCTGACAAGTTTGTCTGAAAACACCACTGCCCACGACCGAAAACGATACTCCACTTTTGTTAAATACATCGCATTGTCAATAACCATTGTAACAGCAATAacaatctgaaaagaaaacaaagacgTTTTGTAATATCTACATAACTTTATTAGGGcgaaattattttaaatgcctaTGAATTCCCAAACCTCCTGAATACAAATGAATAAAAGTTTTCCTTCGGGCTAAAATCTTTGCTTGAATGTAAATTGTTTGGGTAAGCGAATTTACACAGCAGCAAAGTTTGTTTGTCTTAGCCCAGTAGCTTTGCTTTAACGAACCAGATGTTTTGTCTGTAAATTGTCCGGAGGACTTTTACAGTTCTGACATGTAATAAGCCTCAGAAAATCAGAGCTGGGATAAGTGTCCTCGCGGTCGGGAACAGGCATTTCGGGAAGAGCACGGGGCAAATGCTAGGGAAGCGTAAGCACACCCAGTGCCTCAGCATTTCGAAGAATTCCTTTTAAGCAGTAGGTAATCCTGTCCGAATCGATTCGCTTCCGTCTGGACCTAAAAGTAATGCCCCACCTAACCCCAGATACCAGAAATGCAtacctcccccccaaaaaaaaacccaaaccccagcccGCAGCGGTGAGGGGGAAGCTCTGCCTGAGGAAGCGGCCGGGCGCTCCCGGAGCGGCTCAGCCCCGtgcggccgccccccgccgctaCAGCCGCCGCCGAAGCGGGGCAGCGCCTCCGCACCGCACCGGGACCGCAGACCCCGGCCCAGCCCTCAGCTGGTCGCGCCGGGGGGAGCCCCCGGCGGGCGCTCCGTCCGGCCGCCCGTCCGTCCCTGCCCGCGGCACGGGGCAGCAGCGGAGgcgcagcccccagcccacgTCGGTGCGGAGCACCCCGCACCCGGCGCCGGCAAGTTCGCGAATTAAACTTGTGCGGCGAGAGCGGCAACCCGGGCCGCCGGGCCGATGCCGCCGCCGTTCCccgggcggccgggcccggccgcctcCCCGTGCTGGGGCAGAGGCTCCTTCGCGTTTTGCGGTGCCTCTCGGCCGGGGAAGGGCTGCGGTTCCCGGCAGCCCAGGCTCCCGCGGCCCGGCCGGGCCGTCTCCGGGCAGAGCCCGGGAGGGCGGCGAGCCCCGCTTGGCCCGGCTAACGCCCGCCCCGAGCCCGCCCTGGTCCCCCGGCACTTGCCGCTGTCCCAGGGGCGGCACTTTTCGGAGATGTTGCCTGCTAAAATGAGATCTGTTGTCGCGGTCCAGTCCCGCTGCATTATCACTTCCCCCCCGCTCCTTGAAAGCACTTAGGGTCTCTGA
This genomic interval carries:
- the LOC135314787 gene encoding basic proline-rich protein-like, translating into MPRRRRRRRRRRHTGEDSPAAAAAAGRRGGKFDKSPRRKEEGKPPEEESAEPQPALSTPRLPARRWSGGGGGNRRSLKGNEMIAVSLKLVRKEERGTVLPPPPAPDGTLTLCVSRRRTPGTATAAAKGSARGGGRAPPPPPSSAAHSGGGALLCPPDAPGQGMAGQPAPLPAGSPSLSAPTHTRSPPESPPPSHPRHSGVGDPPAAPRPGEGGLAPRPRRLSPVPTEPGRPAR